One window of Sphingobacteriales bacterium genomic DNA carries:
- a CDS encoding biopolymer transporter ExbD: MAIKPSNKVNATFSTASMTDIVFLLIIFFLLTSTFVNPNALNLVLPSSQSKTTVNQPVSISISADLKYYVGKQAVEFVNIRPIVTEQLKNQPDATIVLNAEKSVPIEKVVEIMDIANDLKVKMVLATAPLKE; the protein is encoded by the coding sequence ATGGCTATCAAACCGTCTAACAAAGTCAATGCTACTTTCAGTACAGCGTCTATGACCGACATTGTATTTTTGTTGATTATATTTTTTCTGCTGACTTCCACTTTTGTCAATCCCAACGCGCTGAACCTCGTTTTACCCAGCTCGCAAAGTAAAACAACTGTAAACCAACCGGTATCTATTTCAATTTCGGCAGATTTGAAATATTATGTCGGCAAACAAGCCGTTGAGTTTGTCAATATACGACCCATAGTTACCGAACAGCTAAAAAATCAACCTGATGCAACAATTGTTTTAAATGCCGAAAAAAGTGTTCCTATCGAAAAAGTTGTCGAAATTATGGATATTGCCAATGATCTAAAAGTAAAAATGGTTTTGGCAACAGCCCCTCTTAAAGAATAA
- a CDS encoding ABC transporter ATP-binding protein, whose translation MSNLLLEVKNLKTYFHVEGGTVKAVDDVSFTVNRGEILGIVGESGSGKSVACLSAMRLIATPPGEFAGGEIIYHKEDGSTVDLLKVPLHEMRQYRGNDIAMIFQEPMTSLNPVFTCGAQVVEAIQLHQKLPLNEAKALTIDLFASVKLPNPQRIYDAYPHQLSGGQKQRVMIAMAMSCKPSLLIADEPTTALDVTVQKTILELINDLQTEKAMSTLFITHDLGVIAEIADRVIVMYQGKIVEQGSVLEIFDNPQHPYTKGLLACRPPLGKRLRKLPIVSDFMTTDSEGIMQVKDISVKDMLSQVEVKPEETKQRLNTLMETPPLLEVNQLKTYFPSKKSFFGRTLSWVHAVDDVSFVVHEGETLGLVGESGCGKTTIGRTILRLTPATEGSVIYRGKSIFDLSKGDMKDMRRHMQIIFQDPYSSLNPRMTIGASIIEPLQIHGILNNDKQRMEKAAELLQTVSMFPDHLMRYPHEFSGGQRQRICIARALALEPEFIICDESVSALDVSVQAQVLNLLIELREKYKFTYIFISHDLSVVKFMSDRMVVMNRGKIEEIGPSDEIYNNPTHDYTKKLIDAIPTGTLERIKSRMNNRIEKTIL comes from the coding sequence ATGAGTAATTTGCTGTTAGAGGTTAAGAATTTAAAGACCTACTTTCATGTAGAAGGAGGAACTGTAAAAGCAGTTGATGATGTGAGTTTTACTGTAAACAGAGGTGAAATTTTGGGTATAGTTGGCGAATCCGGTTCCGGAAAATCTGTTGCTTGTCTTTCAGCTATGCGATTGATTGCCACACCTCCCGGCGAATTTGCAGGTGGTGAAATTATATATCATAAAGAAGACGGCAGCACCGTGGATTTACTGAAAGTGCCATTACACGAAATGCGGCAGTACCGTGGAAATGATATTGCCATGATTTTTCAGGAACCGATGACTTCTCTCAATCCTGTGTTTACCTGCGGTGCACAGGTTGTTGAAGCAATTCAACTTCATCAAAAGCTACCTTTAAATGAAGCCAAAGCTTTAACGATTGATTTATTTGCGAGTGTAAAACTTCCAAATCCACAAAGAATTTACGATGCCTATCCGCATCAACTTTCGGGCGGGCAAAAGCAACGAGTTATGATTGCCATGGCTATGTCTTGCAAGCCTAGCCTTCTGATAGCCGATGAGCCAACTACCGCCCTGGATGTTACTGTTCAAAAAACTATACTTGAACTTATCAACGACTTGCAGACTGAAAAGGCTATGTCAACCCTGTTTATCACCCACGACCTCGGCGTAATTGCAGAAATAGCCGACCGTGTCATTGTGATGTATCAGGGTAAAATTGTGGAACAAGGCTCAGTTCTTGAAATATTTGACAACCCTCAGCATCCCTATACTAAAGGTTTACTTGCTTGCCGGCCTCCTTTGGGCAAGCGTCTGCGAAAATTACCCATTGTCAGTGATTTTATGACTACCGATAGTGAGGGAATCATGCAGGTAAAAGATATTTCAGTCAAAGATATGCTTAGTCAGGTAGAAGTAAAGCCCGAAGAAACTAAACAGCGCCTGAATACCCTGATGGAAACTCCCCCTTTATTGGAGGTCAATCAGCTTAAAACCTATTTCCCATCCAAAAAGAGTTTTTTTGGACGAACCCTAAGTTGGGTTCATGCAGTTGACGATGTCAGTTTTGTGGTACACGAAGGGGAAACACTTGGCTTAGTAGGCGAATCAGGTTGTGGTAAAACAACAATTGGAAGAACCATATTGAGATTGACTCCGGCTACTGAAGGTTCCGTTATTTACAGAGGGAAGTCTATTTTCGACCTAAGCAAGGGCGATATGAAAGATATGCGACGGCACATGCAGATTATTTTTCAGGATCCATATTCTTCGCTAAATCCTCGTATGACTATCGGAGCAAGTATCATAGAACCTCTGCAGATACACGGCATTTTGAACAACGACAAACAACGAATGGAAAAAGCCGCCGAATTACTTCAGACTGTGAGTATGTTTCCTGACCATCTGATGCGATATCCTCACGAGTTTTCGGGAGGGCAGAGACAACGAATCTGCATTGCCCGTGCCTTAGCTTTAGAGCCTGAGTTTATAATTTGCGACGAATCGGTATCTGCCCTTGATGTTTCAGTTCAGGCTCAGGTACTAAATCTGTTGATTGAACTGCGCGAAAAATACAAGTTTACCTATATTTTTATTTCTCACGACCTCAGTGTAGTAAAATTTATGAGCGATAGAATGGTGGTCATGAACAGAGGTAAAATCGAAGAAATCGGGCCTTCTGATGAAATTTACAACAATCCGACTCACGATTATACCAAAAAACTGATTGACGCTATTCCAACAGGAACTCTTGAGCGTATTAAAAGCAGAATGAATAATCGTATTGAAAAAACAATACTATAA
- a CDS encoding M23 family metallopeptidase codes for MKKNFKLWLIVILCLLVLPMFFSARVVIPVEETVFNDWNKNSFWYYPWGKSGVHKGIDIFAPEGRNVLSAAKGIVLFSGENKMGGNVVAILGAKWRIYYYAHLQSFQVSPGQWVKQGEKLGQVGTSGNAAGKPPHLHFSVATLLPYPWNWDNSPQGWKKMFYLNPDRLLWKSFGKTEINLKR; via the coding sequence ATGAAGAAAAACTTCAAACTCTGGCTAATTGTAATTCTATGTTTGTTAGTCCTTCCTATGTTTTTCTCTGCAAGAGTTGTTATTCCTGTTGAAGAAACAGTTTTTAATGACTGGAATAAAAATAGTTTTTGGTATTACCCCTGGGGTAAATCGGGTGTACATAAAGGAATTGATATTTTTGCTCCTGAAGGAAGAAATGTTTTGTCTGCAGCAAAAGGTATAGTATTATTCAGCGGAGAAAATAAAATGGGTGGTAATGTGGTGGCAATTTTAGGTGCAAAATGGAGAATTTATTACTATGCACATTTACAGTCATTTCAGGTAAGTCCGGGACAATGGGTCAAACAAGGGGAAAAATTAGGTCAGGTAGGTACGAGCGGAAATGCAGCAGGAAAGCCTCCGCATTTACATTTTTCTGTTGCTACTCTTCTGCCCTATCCATGGAATTGGGACAACTCACCACAAGGATGGAAAAAAATGTTTTACCTAAATCCTGATAGGTTGTTGTGGAAATCATTCGGAAAAACCGAAATTAACTTAAAAAGGTGA
- a CDS encoding sulfatase-like hydrolase/transferase translates to MNAPQHVILLIADSLRFDSIYANNEIGLPYFLKKGIQFTQARSSGCWTLPATASLFTGLMPHQHGATSQTRFLNPAVPTLAEQLKNLGYNTYQVTANVATTHIFGLHRGFDEICRTWKIVPAKFNRLQQFLALIGKPRLRRMLFSKDLLMNTMSEDIEANKTWLQYTHQDTLNEARNIIAQNEKKNERSFIFINFMESHFPYHVAPTFQMLSSGFYKKFRELASLYNTLNQTFLKTDQLHVKEDMLQVLRKRQRKSWEALAPAINDFAEEMHKDRNTLLMFASDHGENFGEQGWLYHFSNVTEAGNRVPLFVLPPYHQQSSTVDIEVNTKDLYHTIIKACGGDTLQPSLLKEPQMSVPVMQSYWYNNHGRTLPKYKYNQICFVNEGSRYLFRDNKWFVAPTTRFTETETNYEPLPGNSNPLYECIDNLALRNNMLNILSDFSAFSQKVGTGK, encoded by the coding sequence ATGAATGCTCCCCAACATGTTATCCTGTTGATAGCAGATAGCCTCCGTTTTGATTCAATATATGCAAACAATGAAATTGGTTTACCTTATTTTCTTAAAAAAGGAATTCAATTTACCCAAGCCCGTTCGAGCGGATGTTGGACTTTACCTGCAACGGCTTCCCTCTTTACCGGGCTCATGCCGCATCAACATGGAGCGACCAGCCAAACCAGATTTTTAAACCCCGCCGTTCCAACTCTTGCTGAACAACTCAAGAATTTGGGATATAATACTTATCAGGTTACAGCAAATGTGGCAACAACCCATATTTTTGGCCTGCATAGAGGTTTTGATGAAATTTGCCGAACGTGGAAGATAGTTCCTGCAAAATTTAACCGGCTTCAGCAATTTCTCGCTCTGATTGGAAAGCCACGTTTAAGACGTATGTTGTTTTCAAAGGACTTGCTGATGAATACCATGTCCGAAGACATTGAAGCCAATAAAACATGGCTGCAATATACCCATCAAGATACGTTGAACGAAGCCCGCAACATTATTGCCCAAAATGAAAAAAAGAACGAGCGAAGTTTTATCTTCATAAATTTTATGGAATCCCATTTTCCATATCATGTTGCTCCAACTTTTCAAATGCTTTCATCCGGCTTTTACAAAAAATTCCGAGAATTGGCAAGCCTCTACAATACGCTAAATCAAACTTTTCTCAAAACCGATCAACTACATGTTAAAGAGGATATGTTGCAGGTATTACGCAAACGACAACGAAAAAGTTGGGAGGCTTTAGCCCCGGCAATCAATGATTTTGCCGAGGAAATGCACAAAGACCGCAATACTCTGTTGATGTTTGCCTCAGACCATGGTGAAAACTTCGGAGAGCAAGGGTGGCTTTATCATTTCAGCAATGTTACCGAAGCAGGAAACCGGGTGCCGCTGTTTGTACTTCCGCCCTACCACCAACAATCTTCAACAGTAGATATAGAAGTAAACACCAAAGACCTATACCATACGATAATCAAAGCCTGTGGAGGCGACACCTTGCAACCATCACTTTTAAAAGAGCCTCAAATGTCGGTTCCCGTTATGCAAAGTTATTGGTACAACAACCATGGCAGAACCCTTCCCAAATACAAATACAATCAGATTTGTTTTGTTAATGAAGGCTCCCGTTATCTTTTTCGTGACAACAAATGGTTTGTTGCACCGACTACCAGATTTACTGAAACAGAAACCAACTATGAACCCTTACCCGGTAATTCCAACCCACTTTATGAGTGCATTGATAACCTGGCTTTACGCAATAATATGTTAAATATACTGTCAGACTTTTCAGCCTTTTCGCAAAAAGTAGGAACCGGAAAATAA
- a CDS encoding neutral/alkaline non-lysosomal ceramidase N-terminal domain-containing protein, protein MFEVGVAKEDITAFVYGKGMMGYAVPTHIVKDVETPISVRAFVIQDKQSGKKVALVNTEICFYTIAVKAEVIRVLQTQYPELGFEDANVLLSAQHTHSAPGGYSHYVLYNVAIPGFQPKVFNNIVTGTVNAIVSAAQNLKPSELFFNSGVFEPDIPVAFNRSIRAFNANPEVSKPFLKKDHHLAIDRNMKLLRFEAEGGTPLGAINWFGVHTTSVGNTHHRICYDNKGYAAEYLEKHLRRKTANNSIVTAFAQDTAGDVSPNHQYKPAIPIHQEYESARQNGYLQFEKAKDLFEQAINQKALSGGIDYELMYINMSNIEVDSEFILGRKGVRTAPSAVGIHMLLGANDRPALDEFSNFFLGLGGPILPKMIKAYETSVLRLFRSKKDMEDIQLKYRSHGSKQITIESSIGKILGTYYIQKLIIPGAVDETIKRMKQIDREGYFGRTPWMPRIVPLQIIIIGELAILGIAAEVTTMAGKRIADSALRILKHRGVKHAIIASYSNGYHGYITTTQEYKVQEYEGAHTIFGKWTLPAYQTKIKQLAIEMLKPAQQRQIDHNLQPELFAADEIWYG, encoded by the coding sequence ATGTTCGAAGTAGGAGTTGCTAAAGAAGATATTACTGCTTTTGTTTACGGAAAAGGGATGATGGGATATGCTGTTCCGACACATATTGTCAAAGATGTTGAAACCCCTATCTCAGTCCGTGCTTTTGTGATACAGGACAAACAAAGTGGAAAAAAAGTTGCGTTAGTCAATACTGAGATATGTTTTTATACAATTGCTGTCAAAGCAGAAGTAATCAGGGTTTTGCAAACTCAATATCCAGAACTCGGATTTGAGGACGCAAATGTTTTATTGAGTGCTCAACATACGCATAGTGCTCCCGGCGGTTATTCTCATTATGTTTTGTATAACGTAGCCATCCCCGGCTTTCAACCGAAAGTTTTTAATAATATTGTTACAGGCACCGTAAATGCCATTGTATCTGCTGCCCAAAATTTGAAACCTTCGGAGTTGTTTTTCAATTCCGGGGTTTTTGAACCAGATATTCCGGTGGCATTCAATCGCTCAATCAGAGCTTTTAATGCAAACCCCGAAGTTTCTAAACCCTTTCTTAAAAAAGATCATCATCTGGCAATTGACCGCAACATGAAACTCCTTCGGTTTGAAGCTGAAGGAGGAACCCCCTTGGGTGCAATCAATTGGTTTGGAGTACATACAACAAGTGTTGGTAACACACACCATCGGATTTGTTATGATAACAAAGGCTATGCTGCTGAATATTTAGAAAAACACCTCCGCCGTAAAACTGCAAATAATAGTATTGTTACGGCTTTTGCTCAGGATACTGCCGGTGATGTTTCTCCCAATCATCAATACAAACCTGCTATTCCGATTCATCAGGAATATGAATCTGCGCGTCAAAACGGGTATTTGCAATTTGAAAAAGCCAAAGACCTGTTTGAGCAAGCCATAAACCAAAAAGCCTTATCAGGTGGAATAGACTACGAACTGATGTATATCAATATGTCAAATATTGAAGTGGACAGTGAGTTTATTCTTGGACGAAAAGGAGTTAGAACAGCACCTTCTGCTGTCGGGATTCACATGCTTTTAGGTGCTAATGATCGTCCTGCTTTGGATGAATTCAGCAATTTTTTTCTTGGTTTGGGCGGACCCATCCTTCCCAAAATGATAAAGGCTTATGAAACAAGCGTTTTGCGTTTGTTCAGGAGCAAAAAAGATATGGAAGATATTCAGCTTAAATACCGATCACATGGTTCCAAACAAATTACCATCGAATCGAGCATCGGTAAAATTCTCGGGACGTATTATATCCAGAAACTAATCATTCCGGGAGCAGTTGATGAAACTATCAAACGAATGAAACAAATTGACCGTGAAGGATATTTTGGGCGAACACCGTGGATGCCGAGGATTGTTCCTTTACAAATCATCATCATCGGCGAATTGGCAATTTTGGGTATTGCAGCAGAAGTTACCACTATGGCAGGTAAACGCATAGCAGATTCAGCTTTACGGATTTTAAAACATAGAGGGGTGAAACATGCCATCATAGCTTCTTATTCCAACGGCTATCATGGATATATCACCACGACACAGGAATACAAGGTTCAGGAATATGAAGGAGCGCATACAATATTTGGAAAATGGACATTGCCCGCCTATCAAACTAAAATCAAGCAATTGGCAATAGAAATGCTGAAACCTGCTCAACAACGTCAAATTGACCATAATCTTCAACCGGAATTGTTTGCCGCAGATGAAATTTGGTATGGGTAA
- a CDS encoding MotA/TolQ/ExbB proton channel family protein — MFITIILLQVADTTAKATSSSVSLSFFELFKLGGLLFMIPLTLLSILGVYIFIERYIAITTASKIDRNFMDQIQGHMIRGDIQLATNLCQQQNTPIARMVEKGIKRLGKPLRSIEVAIENEGKLELMKLEKNLAILATIAGVAPMIGFLGTVTGMITAFFQISNAGSNVDPSMLAGGIYQALITTAAGLMIGIPAYIAYNFLVNMVEKVVFKMEATSVGFVDFLQEPAK, encoded by the coding sequence ATGTTTATTACCATCATACTACTTCAGGTTGCTGATACAACCGCCAAAGCTACCTCTTCAAGCGTTTCTCTTTCTTTTTTCGAATTATTTAAATTGGGAGGATTGCTTTTTATGATACCTCTTACTTTATTATCTATTTTAGGGGTATATATTTTTATTGAGCGGTATATAGCAATTACAACAGCTTCCAAAATTGACAGGAATTTTATGGACCAAATTCAGGGGCATATGATAAGAGGAGATATTCAATTGGCCACCAATCTTTGTCAGCAACAAAATACACCTATAGCCCGAATGGTCGAAAAAGGTATTAAACGATTAGGGAAACCCTTGCGCAGCATAGAAGTGGCTATTGAAAACGAAGGGAAACTTGAACTAATGAAACTAGAAAAGAACCTTGCTATATTAGCAACAATTGCCGGTGTTGCTCCAATGATTGGATTTTTAGGCACTGTTACAGGTATGATTACTGCTTTTTTCCAGATTTCCAATGCAGGTAGCAACGTAGATCCGAGTATGTTAGCCGGTGGAATTTACCAAGCCCTGATTACTACTGCAGCAGGTTTAATGATTGGTATCCCGGCATATATCGCTTATAATTTTTTAGTCAATATGGTCGAAAAAGTGGTTTTTAAAATGGAAGCTACATCAGTTGGTTTTGTTGACTTTCTTCAAGAACCGGCTAAATAA
- a CDS encoding TonB family protein, with protein MNSYLQENEPKISTEGAIGTAVVHLLLLLLLFFFGMNAVIPPLEEQGILINFGNSEQGSGEIQPVSDEAASNFSEATSVESSAAEQPKTQLPDPVIDNQAQTSNDDAAPALPVEDKNKHKETEEVKDNKNKPTPKDDNKPKTDKAQENTPQNTNPKPNVDPKALFPGNNSNNTTSQGNQNNSNEDIGKIMGKVDITPNTGTESPGMGDSGVGYELSGRRLLGIPPIQDNSQETGKVVIRIKVDRTGQVIDAQFQSSGSTTTSSTLKNKALAAAKKAKFNEALAGLEIQTGTISFTFKVK; from the coding sequence ATGAACTCATACCTACAGGAAAACGAACCAAAAATATCTACAGAAGGCGCAATTGGTACTGCCGTTGTCCATTTGTTGTTACTACTTTTACTTTTTTTCTTTGGGATGAATGCCGTCATCCCCCCTTTGGAAGAACAAGGAATACTGATAAATTTTGGCAACTCTGAACAAGGTTCAGGTGAAATTCAACCCGTTTCTGACGAAGCTGCCAGTAATTTCTCAGAAGCCACTTCAGTAGAATCAAGTGCTGCGGAACAGCCTAAAACCCAACTGCCTGACCCGGTTATTGATAATCAGGCACAAACTTCGAATGATGATGCTGCTCCGGCGCTCCCCGTAGAAGACAAAAACAAACATAAAGAAACTGAAGAGGTGAAAGATAACAAAAACAAACCCACCCCAAAAGACGATAATAAACCTAAAACCGATAAAGCACAGGAAAACACGCCACAAAATACCAACCCCAAACCCAATGTTGACCCCAAAGCGTTGTTCCCTGGCAACAACAGCAATAACACAACAAGTCAAGGCAACCAAAACAACAGCAACGAAGATATAGGAAAAATAATGGGTAAAGTGGACATTACTCCAAATACTGGAACTGAAAGCCCCGGTATGGGCGACAGCGGAGTAGGATATGAACTCAGCGGCAGACGGTTGTTGGGAATTCCACCAATTCAGGATAACTCGCAGGAAACCGGCAAAGTCGTAATTAGAATAAAAGTTGACCGAACCGGACAAGTTATTGATGCTCAGTTTCAATCTTCCGGTTCTACGACTACAAGTTCCACTTTAAAAAATAAGGCTTTGGCTGCTGCAAAAAAAGCCAAATTTAACGAAGCCTTGGCAGGACTTGAAATTCAAACCGGAACTATCTCCTTTACCTTTAAAGTCAAGTAA
- a CDS encoding TonB-dependent receptor, with amino-acid sequence MKRFQQIFIFFFIALLPLTGFAQNATIKGVVTDNETSEPLGFVNVSTMVENETRGAQTDYDGNYSLSLPAGSYTITYSYVGYTERKITQKVLAGDMITLNIAITQKTELLDQLVVTAGKFEQKLGEQTVSLEVIKPSMVENTNSTAIDQTIQRIPGVDVVDGQANIRGGSGYSYGAGSRVMLLMDDIPVLTADAGFPNWDFLPIENLEQVEIIKGASSALYGSSAMNGIINMRTAYPKSKPEGKITFFTGMYQNPRDNEVIRYDEDGAPVDTVNKGWWGGAYPIETGGSFAYKRKFDQFDLVTGGYFFNETGWRRPDYGRMGRINVNTRYRFKNRPGLSVGVNTNIQKNTSASFLIWDKDDGGSAAEGAYLLYKALPPINNNGFKATLDPFVEYFTASGFKIKVLGRYYRNNNQNDTNQSTKSDFYYGEAQAQKRFEDIAFTITGGLVGNYAKADAELYGGGAKFSSSNLAAYAQFDKKFFEKLNLSFGARYEYNEIEGDKEAKPVFRAGANYQAAQFTFIRASFGQAYRFPTIAEKYVSTNLGNISVEGLPIQVPFGIFPNENLDSETGWSGEIGIKQGIKISDWKGFIDVSGFINEYNNMMEFTFGVNEALRPLLGTFNIWNEYADLVNPPVTLTGNAGTGFQSINIGDTRIFGLDCTVAGTGKVFGLPVNALIGYTWITPTFQDFDTLQNVLSSSDENILKYRFRHTVKADIEGTFIQKLTIGGNLQYYSFMEAIDEAFNRLLPGIQEFREEHNGGTLVIDGRLNYRVTESASVAFICKNMTNLEYALRPGLIDPPRSYNIRFSYSF; translated from the coding sequence ATGAAAAGATTTCAACAAATTTTTATCTTTTTTTTCATCGCACTGCTTCCTTTAACTGGTTTTGCTCAAAATGCAACCATCAAAGGAGTAGTAACCGATAACGAAACGAGCGAACCATTAGGATTTGTCAATGTATCCACAATGGTTGAAAATGAAACAAGGGGCGCTCAAACAGACTATGACGGCAACTACTCTCTTAGTCTTCCCGCCGGCAGCTATACTATTACTTACAGTTATGTTGGTTATACTGAAAGGAAAATAACCCAAAAAGTATTAGCCGGAGATATGATTACGCTTAATATTGCCATTACTCAAAAAACAGAACTCTTAGATCAATTAGTAGTAACCGCAGGTAAATTTGAGCAGAAACTTGGAGAACAAACTGTTTCATTGGAAGTTATCAAACCTTCAATGGTAGAAAATACCAACAGTACGGCCATTGACCAAACCATTCAGCGCATTCCGGGAGTAGATGTTGTTGACGGACAGGCCAATATCAGGGGTGGCAGCGGATACTCTTATGGAGCAGGAAGCCGTGTTATGCTGTTGATGGACGATATTCCGGTGTTGACGGCCGATGCAGGTTTTCCAAACTGGGATTTTCTCCCCATCGAAAACCTGGAACAGGTTGAAATTATCAAAGGTGCTTCATCTGCTCTTTATGGGTCTTCTGCTATGAACGGGATTATCAATATGCGTACAGCCTATCCAAAATCGAAACCGGAAGGAAAAATAACCTTTTTTACCGGAATGTATCAAAATCCGCGCGATAACGAAGTCATCCGTTACGATGAAGACGGTGCTCCTGTAGATACTGTTAATAAAGGATGGTGGGGTGGTGCATACCCTATTGAAACTGGAGGTTCTTTTGCCTATAAAAGAAAATTTGACCAGTTTGACTTAGTAACCGGGGGGTATTTTTTTAATGAAACAGGATGGCGAAGACCGGATTATGGCAGAATGGGCAGGATTAATGTCAATACCCGCTATCGCTTTAAAAACCGCCCCGGATTGTCTGTTGGGGTAAATACTAATATTCAGAAAAACACCAGTGCCAGTTTTTTGATTTGGGATAAAGATGATGGCGGCTCGGCTGCTGAGGGAGCGTATTTATTATACAAAGCACTTCCTCCTATAAACAACAACGGGTTTAAAGCAACCCTTGATCCATTTGTCGAATACTTTACTGCCTCCGGCTTTAAAATAAAAGTATTAGGGCGATATTATAGAAACAACAACCAAAACGACACTAATCAAAGCACTAAATCAGATTTTTACTATGGTGAAGCCCAGGCACAAAAAAGATTTGAAGACATTGCGTTTACTATTACAGGAGGGTTAGTCGGTAATTATGCAAAAGCAGATGCTGAACTTTACGGAGGAGGTGCCAAGTTTTCTTCTTCTAATTTAGCCGCCTATGCACAATTCGACAAAAAGTTTTTTGAGAAACTTAACCTTTCTTTCGGTGCCCGCTATGAGTATAATGAAATTGAAGGAGATAAAGAAGCCAAGCCCGTTTTCAGAGCCGGAGCCAACTATCAGGCAGCTCAATTTACTTTTATCAGGGCTTCTTTTGGACAAGCTTACCGTTTCCCAACTATAGCCGAAAAATATGTTTCTACCAATCTTGGAAATATTTCAGTTGAAGGGTTACCCATTCAGGTTCCTTTCGGCATTTTCCCGAACGAAAACCTGGATTCCGAAACCGGATGGAGCGGAGAGATAGGAATTAAACAGGGAATTAAGATTTCTGACTGGAAAGGATTTATTGACGTGTCAGGCTTTATTAACGAATATAACAACATGATGGAGTTTACTTTTGGGGTAAATGAAGCCTTACGCCCCTTGTTAGGCACGTTTAATATTTGGAATGAATATGCAGATTTGGTAAATCCCCCAGTTACCCTAACCGGTAACGCCGGAACCGGATTCCAATCTATCAACATTGGCGATACCCGTATATTCGGACTTGATTGTACTGTGGCGGGAACCGGAAAAGTGTTTGGACTTCCTGTCAATGCTTTAATTGGTTATACATGGATAACTCCGACATTTCAGGATTTTGATACCCTACAGAATGTATTGTCCTCTTCTGATGAAAACATCCTGAAATACAGATTCCGCCATACGGTCAAAGCTGATATTGAAGGTACTTTTATCCAAAAACTGACTATTGGTGGGAATCTTCAATACTATAGTTTTATGGAAGCCATTGACGAAGCCTTTAATCGCCTGTTGCCGGGTATTCAGGAATTCAGAGAAGAACACAACGGTGGCACTTTGGTTATTGACGGAAGATTAAATTACAGAGTAACGGAATCCGCAAGTGTAGCCTTTATCTGTAAAAATATGACAAATTTGGAATACGCACTTCGTCCGGGGTTGATTGACCCGCCAAGAAGCTACAATATCAGATTTAGCTATTCGTTTTAA
- a CDS encoding glucosaminidase domain-containing protein — translation MNKRLQFLERYLFFFLGLSIVICFAGFKYPAPFSQTSISDYIDKYKGIAILEMHRTGIPASITLGQGILESSYGNSYLSRNANNHFGFKCRNDWFGEVFIQHDDKADDCFRKYNHVYESFIDHSYLLTTSKRYAGLFTLPPNQYRKWAQGLQDAYYASSNRYAQFLINIIEFYGLHYYDTASYQRYVIHPVYADLLTNYETIYTLTPVAQKSESTAANAPISDTNNFNLISLQIAKTEKNLYAVQSGETLYKISRKFNTSVEMIKLLNKLRDTNIKIGQQLKIPD, via the coding sequence ATGAATAAAAGATTACAATTTCTTGAGCGCTATTTGTTTTTTTTTCTTGGTCTTAGTATCGTTATCTGCTTTGCCGGTTTTAAATATCCTGCTCCATTTTCTCAAACAAGCATCAGTGACTATATTGACAAATACAAAGGTATTGCTATTTTAGAAATGCACCGCACAGGGATTCCTGCAAGCATCACATTGGGTCAAGGTATTTTGGAATCGAGCTATGGTAACAGTTATCTTTCAAGAAATGCAAATAACCATTTTGGGTTCAAATGTCGTAATGACTGGTTTGGCGAGGTTTTTATTCAACATGACGATAAAGCAGATGACTGTTTCAGAAAATACAATCATGTTTATGAGTCATTTATTGACCATTCCTATTTATTAACTACCAGTAAAAGATACGCCGGATTATTTACTCTTCCCCCTAACCAATATCGCAAATGGGCACAAGGACTTCAGGATGCCTATTATGCCTCCAGCAACAGATACGCTCAGTTCTTGATTAATATTATCGAATTTTACGGACTACATTATTACGATACTGCTTCCTATCAAAGATATGTAATTCATCCTGTTTATGCTGACTTGCTCACAAACTATGAAACCATCTATACTTTAACCCCGGTAGCACAAAAAAGCGAATCCACAGCCGCAAATGCACCAATTTCTGACACCAACAATTTTAATTTGATTTCACTTCAAATTGCAAAAACCGAGAAAAACTTATATGCTGTTCAATCAGGAGAAACGCTTTATAAAATTTCACGAAAATTTAACACCTCTGTTGAAATGATTAAACTTTTAAACAAACTCAGGGATACTAATATAAAAATCGGGCAACAACTGAAAATACCGGATTAA